From a single Ciconia boyciana chromosome 6, ASM3463844v1, whole genome shotgun sequence genomic region:
- the LOC140653440 gene encoding cytosolic 5'-nucleotidase 1A-like, producing MAEPESTVINTDVKQKDPSEALVIAVTTRAIFNLEEEHKLYLEKGKEEYTRHQQANQDKPLPPGTAFAFIQAVQYVNEKILESNLAEKDLFDILVLSNNSPESGVRIVNSAKHYGLEISKFCFVSDEDSTQYLKSHGVKLFLSADRIDVCNALRRGVSAALVFQQEVQAPSTPLRVVFDGDAVLFSDETDQVFQERGLEGAVQYERAMEAVPMGEGPLKAFAMHLGKIRKKFSQEKSPIRTYLVTARSGRDMGIRAIKTLREWGLAIDEAFFMDGAPKGPILAQIQPHIFFDDGLHNIQGAQDVGVASAWVPSC from the exons ATGGCAGAGCCTGAAAGCACAGTCATAAACACAGATGTGAAACAG AAAGACCCCAGTGAGGCACTGGTCATTGCGGTGACCACCAGAGCCATCTTCAACCTGGAGGAGGAGCACAAGCTCTACCTggagaagggcaaggaggagTACACAAGGCACCAGCAGGCCAACCAGGACAAGCCCCTGCCACCAGGCACGGCCTTTGCCTTCATCCAG GCGGTGCAGTATGTGAATGAGAAGATTCTGGAGAGCaacctggcagagaaggacctctTTGACATCCTAGTGCTCTCCAACAACAGCCCGGAGAGTGGTGTACGCATTGTCAACAGTGCCAAGCACTATG GCCTGGAGATCTCCAAGTTCTGCTTTGTCAGCGATGAGGACTCCACACAGTACCTGAAGTCCCACGGGGTCAAGCTCTTCCTCTCAGCTGACAGGATAGATGTCTGCAATGCCCTCCGGAGAG GGGTCTCGGCAGCACTTGTCTTCCAGCAGGAGGTGCAGGCCCCCAGCACACCGCTCCGCGTGGTGTTTGATGGGGATGCTGTGCTGTTCTCCGATGAGACGGACCAGGTCTTCCAGGagcgggggctggagggagcagtGCAGTATGAGCGGGCGATGGAGGCTGTTCCCATGGGAGAG GGTCCCCTGAAGGCTTTTGCCATGCACCTTGGGAAGATCCGCAAGAAGTTCAGCCAGGAAAAATCCCCCATCCGCACCTACCTGGTGACAGCCCGCAGTGGCCGGGACATGGGCATCCGAGCCATCAAGACTCTCCGGGAGTGGGGTCTGGCCATCGACGAGGCTTTCTTCATGGACGGGGCTCCCAAGGGCCCCATCCTTGCCCAGATCCAGCCCCACATTTTCTTTGATGATGGCCTTCATAACATCCAGGGGGCTCAAGATGTGGGCGTAGCCTCTGCCTGGGTCCCTTCCTGCTGA
- the CTSD gene encoding cathepsin D codes for MGPHGLLLLLALAGPCAALIRIPLTKFPSMRRVLNEVGSEIPDMNALTQVLKFKLGFADLAEPTPEILKNYMDAQYYGEIGIGTPPQKFTVVFDTGSSNLWVPSVHCHLLDIACLLHHKYDASKSSTYVENGTEFAIHYGTGSLSGYLSQDTVTLGNLKIKNQIFGEAVKQPGITFIAAKFDGILGMAFPRISVDKVTPFFDNVMQQKLIEKNIFSFYLNRDPTAQPGGELLLGGTDPKYYSGDFSWVNVTRKAYWQVHMDAVDVANGLTLCKGGCEAIVDTGTSLITGPTKEVKELQTAIGAKPLIKGQYVIPCDKVSSLPVVTLTLGGKPYQLTGEQYVFKVSVQGETICLSGFSGLDVPPPGGPLWILGDVFIGPYYTVFDRDNDSVGFAKCV; via the exons ATGGGCCCCCACggcctcctcctgctgctcgCCCTAGCAGGGCCCTGCGCGGCCCTCATCAG GATCCCCCTGACCAAGTTCCCCTCCATGCGGCGGGTCCTGAATGAGGTGGGCAGCGAGATCCCGGACATGAACGCCCTCACCCAAGTCCTCAAGTTCAAGCTGGGCTTCGCTGACCTGGCCGAGCCCACCCCGGAGATCCTGAAGAACTACATGGAT GCCCAGTATTATGGTGAGATCGGCATTGGGACCCCCCCACAGAAGTTCACTGTGGTCTTCGACACTGGCTCCTCCAACCTCTGGGTGCCATCTGTGCACTGTCACCTGCTGGACATTGCCTGCT tgctgcacCACAAGTACGATGCCTCTAAATCCAGCACCTATGTGGAGAACGGCACTGAGTTTGCCATCCACTATGGGACGGGAAGCCTCTCCGGGTACCTCAGCCAGGACACCGTCACG CTCGGTAACTTGAAAATCAAGAACCAGATCTTTGGGGAGGCTGTGAAGCAGCCAGGCATCACGTTCATCGCTGCCAAATTCGATGGCATCCTGGGCATGGCATTCCCGAGGATCTCTGTGGACAAGGTCACCCCTTTCTTTGATAACGTCATGCAACAGAAGCTGATTGAGAAAAACATCTTCTCCTTCTACCTGAACAG agaccCCACTGCTCAGCCTGGCGGTGAGCTGCTCCTGGGAGGGACTGACCCCAAGTATTACAGCGGCGACTTCAGCTGGGTCAATGTCACACGCAAGGCCTACTGGCAGGTCCACATGGACGC GGTGGATGTTGCCAATGGGCTGACTCTGTGCAAAGGGGGCTGCGAGGCCATCGTGGACACAGGAACCTCACTCATCACTGGCCCCACCAAGGAAGTGAAGGAGCTGCAGACGGCCATCGGTGCAAAACCACTCATCAAAGGCCAG taCGTGATCCCCTGCGATAAGGTGTCATCTCTGCCTGTTGTGACGCTAACACTAGGAGGGAAGCCCTACCAGCTCACCGGAGAGCAGTATGTCTTCAAG GTTTCTGTACAAGGAGAGACCATCTGCCTGAGTGGCTTTTCAGGCCTGGACGTCCCACCGCCCGGGGGCCCACTCTGGATCCTGGGAGATGTCTTCATTGGTCCCTACTACACCGTCTTTGACCGTGATAACGACTCTGTTGGCTTTGCCAAATGTGTCTAA